One Massilia sp. 9096 genomic window carries:
- a CDS encoding GFA family protein: MAQGDSQAVQEGGALTGGCACGAVRYEAHGEPFHRTLCHCKDCRRATGAPAVAWFSVHADALRWVRGRPRWRRSSLPVERAFCRDCGTQLVYRHAGFPGEVDITTCSLDDPEQAAPLDHTQAASRLRWLHLADDWPAYPGARVN, encoded by the coding sequence ATGGCGCAGGGTGATTCGCAAGCTGTGCAAGAGGGTGGGGCACTGACCGGCGGCTGCGCCTGCGGCGCCGTGCGCTACGAGGCGCACGGCGAGCCGTTTCACCGTACGCTGTGCCATTGCAAGGACTGCAGGCGCGCCACCGGGGCGCCCGCGGTGGCCTGGTTCAGCGTCCATGCGGACGCGCTGCGCTGGGTGCGCGGGCGGCCGCGCTGGCGCCGCTCCAGCCTGCCTGTCGAGCGCGCGTTCTGCCGCGACTGCGGCACGCAACTGGTGTATCGCCACGCCGGTTTTCCCGGCGAAGTCGACATCACCACCTGCAGCCTGGACGACCCGGAGCAGGCCGCGCCGCTCGACCATACCCAGGCCGCGTCGCGCCTGCGCTGGCTGCATCTGGCGGACGACTGGCCGGCCTATCCGGGTGCGCGCGTCAACTAA
- a CDS encoding MFS transporter: MSSLDTQIPQALNRPSTVLFASLIGTTIEFFDFYIYATAAVLVFPKLFFPAGDPAASTLQSLATFAIAFFARPVGSAVFGHFGDRVGRKATLVAALLTMGVSTVVIGMLPTYASIGTAAPLLLALCRFGQGLGLGGEWGGAVLLATENAPPGKRAWYGMFPQLGAPLGFFLSGSTFLVLSQAMSDADFFRYGWRIPFLASALLVAVGLYVRLKITETPAFQAVLDRNERVKLPVAAVLRSHPRALVLGTLGATATFVIFYLMTVFALSWGTTALHYSRQTFLLLQLLAIVFFGLTIPLAAILGDRRGARFAMIAVSAAMIVFGFLFGPMFGSGSLAMVTLFLVLGQCLIGMTYGPLGTLLSEMFPAEVRYTGASLTFNLAGILGASLAPYAATWLATHHGLQYVGYYLGAAALVSLVALLFTRVPAPAPRAALR; the protein is encoded by the coding sequence ATGAGTTCGCTCGACACCCAGATCCCGCAAGCGCTGAACCGCCCGTCCACGGTGCTGTTCGCGAGCCTGATCGGCACCACCATCGAATTCTTCGACTTCTATATCTACGCCACCGCCGCGGTGCTGGTGTTCCCCAAGCTGTTCTTCCCGGCCGGGGACCCGGCAGCCAGCACGCTGCAGTCGCTGGCGACCTTCGCCATCGCGTTCTTCGCGCGGCCGGTCGGTTCGGCCGTGTTCGGCCACTTCGGCGACCGTGTCGGACGCAAGGCCACGCTGGTGGCCGCCTTGCTCACCATGGGCGTGTCGACGGTGGTGATCGGCATGCTGCCGACCTACGCCTCGATCGGCACCGCGGCGCCGCTGCTGCTGGCGCTGTGCCGCTTCGGCCAGGGCCTGGGCCTGGGCGGCGAGTGGGGCGGGGCGGTGCTGCTCGCCACCGAAAACGCGCCGCCGGGCAAGCGGGCCTGGTACGGGATGTTCCCGCAGCTGGGCGCGCCGCTCGGCTTCTTCCTGTCCGGCTCGACCTTCCTGGTGCTGTCGCAGGCGATGAGCGACGCCGACTTCTTCCGCTACGGCTGGCGCATTCCTTTCCTGGCCAGCGCGCTGCTGGTCGCGGTCGGCCTGTACGTGCGTCTGAAAATCACCGAGACGCCGGCGTTCCAGGCGGTGCTGGACCGCAACGAGCGGGTCAAGCTGCCGGTGGCCGCGGTCCTGCGCTCCCATCCGCGCGCACTGGTGCTCGGCACGCTGGGCGCGACCGCGACCTTCGTGATCTTCTACCTGATGACGGTGTTCGCGCTGTCCTGGGGCACGACCGCGCTGCATTACTCGCGCCAGACCTTCCTGCTGCTGCAGCTGCTGGCGATCGTGTTCTTTGGCCTGACGATCCCTCTGGCGGCGATCCTGGGCGACCGGCGCGGCGCGCGTTTCGCGATGATCGCGGTATCGGCGGCGATGATCGTGTTCGGCTTCCTGTTCGGACCGATGTTCGGCTCGGGCAGCCTCGCCATGGTGACGCTGTTCCTGGTCCTGGGCCAATGCCTGATCGGCATGACGTACGGACCGCTGGGCACGCTGCTGTCCGAGATGTTCCCGGCCGAGGTGCGCTACACCGGCGCTTCGCTGACCTTCAACCTGGCCGGCATCCTCGGCGCGTCGTTGGCGCCGTACGCGGCGACCTGGCTGGCGACCCACCACGGGCTGCAGTACGTCGGCTACTATCTGGGTGCAGCTGCGCTCGTCAGCCTGGTGGCGCTGTTGTTCACGCGCGTGCCGGCGCCTGCGCCGCGCGCCGCGCTTCGCTAG
- a CDS encoding thioredoxin family protein has product MTQPYDTAQPERTAVDALPGVVALDFGTNWCGYCNAAQGIIESALAPYPNVRHVKVEDGPGRPLGRSFRVKLWPTVVVLKDGQEIARVVRPGDTSELDQALQGAGAA; this is encoded by the coding sequence ATGACCCAACCCTACGACACCGCCCAACCCGAGCGCACCGCCGTCGACGCGCTGCCGGGAGTGGTCGCCCTCGACTTCGGCACCAACTGGTGCGGCTACTGCAACGCCGCCCAGGGCATCATCGAGAGCGCACTCGCGCCGTACCCGAACGTACGCCATGTCAAGGTCGAGGATGGTCCGGGCCGTCCTCTCGGACGCTCGTTCCGCGTCAAGCTGTGGCCGACCGTGGTGGTGCTCAAGGACGGGCAGGAGATCGCCCGCGTGGTGCGCCCGGGCGACACGTCCGAGCTGGACCAGGCGCTGCAGGGGGCTGGCGCCGCATGA
- a CDS encoding DUF3606 domain-containing protein — MSDDLHNRGPQDRSRISLSEKWEVQYWTKELGVTKEELEQAVHAAGNSANAVRQHLGVTKH, encoded by the coding sequence ATGTCAGACGATCTGCACAACCGCGGCCCTCAGGACCGCTCGCGCATCAGCCTCAGCGAAAAGTGGGAAGTCCAGTATTGGACGAAGGAACTCGGCGTCACCAAGGAAGAGCTGGAGCAGGCCGTGCACGCGGCCGGCAACAGCGCCAACGCGGTACGCCAGCACCTGGGCGTGACGAAGCACTGA
- a CDS encoding mechanosensitive ion channel family protein, producing the protein MTIRGYFSNLDITWINAAVALGAAVIAFLALHGAVALFRRRLNKLDDARAHKPIVEVLRHTLARTSNLAILATSILIGVSLLDLPAPWHDRIGHLWFITLGVQIAIYLHRAIAVTARRYFQVHGKGLEDNQVTVAHTLVIWALQWSVWTIFLLSMLSNLGINVSTFVASLGIGGVAVALAVQNILGDLFASLSIATDKPFEVGDAISVPEFSGTIEHVGLKTTRVRALSGEQIVIANAELLKKVVHNFKRQSTRRVQYTLRVNPTTAPELATQIPERVAAIITAKDKVKLDHVNLTTMDQSYLEYDIVYNLTDPNYSLFLSTQQAVLLETMALLRELGVSSSPRAQEFLVRDPGAAGSGAGPNAVNDPRHGDRDNSGEAQPQTRPVR; encoded by the coding sequence ATGACTATCCGCGGCTATTTCTCGAACCTCGACATCACCTGGATCAATGCGGCTGTCGCCCTCGGCGCGGCGGTCATCGCCTTCCTCGCCTTGCATGGCGCCGTGGCCCTGTTCCGGCGCCGCCTGAACAAACTCGACGACGCGCGCGCCCACAAACCGATCGTCGAGGTGCTGCGCCACACGCTGGCGCGCACCAGCAACCTGGCGATACTCGCCACCTCCATCCTGATCGGCGTCTCGCTGCTCGACCTGCCGGCGCCGTGGCACGATCGCATCGGCCACCTCTGGTTCATCACGCTCGGCGTGCAGATCGCCATCTACCTGCACCGCGCGATCGCGGTCACGGCGCGGCGCTACTTCCAGGTCCATGGCAAAGGCCTGGAAGACAACCAGGTCACGGTGGCGCACACGCTGGTGATCTGGGCGCTGCAATGGAGCGTCTGGACCATCTTCCTGCTGTCGATGCTGTCCAACCTGGGCATCAACGTCTCGACTTTCGTGGCCAGCCTGGGCATCGGCGGCGTGGCGGTGGCCCTGGCCGTGCAGAACATCCTGGGCGACTTGTTTGCCTCGCTCTCGATCGCGACCGACAAGCCGTTCGAGGTCGGCGATGCGATCTCGGTACCGGAATTTTCCGGCACCATCGAGCACGTCGGCCTGAAGACCACGCGCGTGCGCGCGCTCTCGGGCGAACAGATCGTGATCGCCAACGCCGAACTGCTCAAGAAGGTCGTGCACAACTTCAAGCGCCAGAGCACGCGCAGGGTCCAGTACACGCTTCGCGTCAACCCGACCACCGCGCCCGAGCTGGCCACGCAGATTCCCGAGCGCGTGGCGGCCATCATCACGGCCAAGGACAAGGTCAAGCTGGACCACGTCAACCTGACCACCATGGACCAGAGCTACCTCGAGTACGACATCGTCTACAACCTGACCGATCCGAACTACAGCCTGTTCCTGTCGACCCAGCAGGCGGTGCTGCTGGAAACCATGGCGCTGCTGCGCGAACTGGGTGTCTCGAGCTCGCCGCGGGCGCAGGAATTCCTGGTGCGCGATCCGGGCGCCGCGGGGTCGGGCGCGGGCCCGAACGCGGTCAACGACCCGCGCCACGGCGATCGCGACAACAGCGGAGAAGCCCAGCCGCAGACCCGCCCCGTGCGCTGA
- a CDS encoding SDR family oxidoreductase, producing MLDKDAQLNQQQQQQPIAPPGLESEMTPKPDHGETSYVGHGRLNGKATIITGADSGIGRAVAIAFAREGADVLIAYLNEHDDAKETARLVEEAGRKAVLVPGDIAEPAQCRAIVDQAMQAFGKIDVLVNNAAFQMTHESIEDIPDEEWDHTFDVNIGAMFRICKAAIPHMKAGGSIINTTSINSDNPKPTLLAYAATKGAIANFTAGLAQLLGEKGIRVNSVAPGPIWTPLIPSTMPPEQFREFGKQTPLGRPGQPVELAPAYVLLASDEASYISGARLPVTGGTPIL from the coding sequence ATGCTCGACAAAGACGCGCAACTGAACCAGCAACAGCAACAGCAACCGATCGCGCCGCCGGGCCTCGAATCGGAAATGACGCCGAAACCCGACCACGGCGAAACCAGCTACGTCGGCCACGGCCGCCTGAACGGCAAGGCCACGATCATCACCGGCGCCGACAGCGGCATCGGGCGCGCGGTCGCGATCGCGTTCGCGCGCGAAGGCGCCGATGTCCTGATCGCCTACCTGAACGAACACGACGACGCCAAGGAAACCGCGCGCCTGGTCGAGGAAGCCGGCCGCAAGGCGGTGCTGGTCCCGGGCGACATCGCCGAGCCGGCCCAGTGCCGCGCCATCGTCGACCAGGCCATGCAGGCCTTCGGCAAGATCGACGTGCTGGTCAATAACGCGGCGTTCCAGATGACCCACGAATCGATCGAGGACATCCCGGACGAGGAATGGGACCACACCTTCGACGTCAACATCGGCGCCATGTTCCGCATCTGCAAGGCGGCGATCCCGCACATGAAGGCCGGCGGCTCGATCATCAACACCACCTCGATCAACTCGGACAACCCCAAGCCGACGCTGCTGGCGTATGCCGCCACCAAGGGTGCGATCGCCAACTTCACGGCCGGCCTGGCCCAGCTGCTGGGCGAGAAAGGCATCCGCGTGAACTCGGTGGCGCCGGGCCCGATCTGGACTCCGCTGATCCCGTCGACCATGCCGCCCGAGCAGTTCAGGGAATTCGGCAAGCAGACCCCGCTGGGCCGCCCTGGCCAGCCGGTCGAACTGGCCCCGGCCTACGTGCTGCTGGCCTCGGACGAAGCCAGCTACATCTCCGGCGCCCGGCTGCCGGTCACCGGCGGCACGCCGATCCTGTAA